From the Corythoichthys intestinalis isolate RoL2023-P3 chromosome 15, ASM3026506v1, whole genome shotgun sequence genome, one window contains:
- the cga gene encoding glycoprotein hormones alpha chain: MEKGRTSSESHPEQRYSKGKTSTLTMIAAAALMGSVKSVGPILLLLSSLMYMADSYNDLDFSHVGCEECSLKPSGLFKGVYQCKGCCFSKAYPTPLDKKMQMLNPKNITSEAACCIASKSHEVVVSGLMLRNHTECTCGTCIYHKS, translated from the exons ATGGAGAAAGGCAGGACATCATCAGAAAGTCATCCTGAGCAGAGATACTCCAAAGGGAAGACTTCAACGCTGACAATG ATAGCCGCTGCAGCCTTGATGGGATCGGTGAAATCCGTCGGACCAATTCTTCTCCTGTTGTCATCTCTTATGTACATGGCCGATTCTTATAACGACTTGGACTTCTCGCACG TCGGATGTGAGGAGTGCTCGCTAAAACCGAGCGGGCTTTTCAAGGGGGTCTATCAGTGTAAGGGCTGCTGCTTCTCCAAGGCTTATCCGACACCTCTGGATAAAAAGATGCAAATGTTGAACCCAAAGAATATCACCTCAGAGGCAGCGTGCTGCATTGCGAGCAAGAGCCACGAG GTTGTTGTGAGTGGCCTTATGCTGAGAAACCACACCGAGTGCACCTGCGGCACCTGCATATATCACAAGAGCTGA